ATCTTTCGGGCGTGTGGAACTGCCAGCAAGTGATGGGGCGGCCGAATTTGATGTATGTCGGTGCATATAGCGGCATTTATCTGCTGGGCAGAAAGGATGGAGAGTGGCGTGTTCTTTGCAAGATAGAAGGTATGAGCGATTCTTGCCAACTTTTTGAGCAGGAATCGGCACGTGTGATATGGGTTTGTAATGCAGATCATGTCACCCGTCTGGAATTGAATACCGCATTGACCAGAGTGGACAACAGCAGGGAGTATTGGGCGAAAGACGGTTTGCCTGCGGATAGAGACATGCACGTGGTTAAAATAGAAGGGCGCGTCTATTTCGGTACTTCCCGTGGCGTGTATAAATACAATCTTCCCAAAGATATAATAGAGCCTTGCCCAGACATGAACAATCTGCTGAACGGCACGTCGGCTTATACACGGCTGACAGAATATCATGGCAAGCTCATCAGTCTGAGCGCCCATGAAGTTTGCATTGCCAATCTGGGGACTTATAAGCGAGGATCCAATACGGGCATTTATCCCGTGCAACAGTCGTTGATGGAGATGGTTCCCGGTTTTGAGGCCATCATTCCCTTGTCCGATTCTCTTATGGTCATTCCCAATGAAGACGGTTTTGCTTTGTTCAGTCTCCAAGAAAGCCCCGAACGGCGTGATCGCAGCCATTCCCTATATATAAAGAATATGTATCTTTCTTACCCCAAAGATTCCTTAGTATATACCGCCAACTTCCTGGGGCAGAAGCCTGTTCCCCAAATAGCCTATTCGTTGAACTCCGTACGCATAGAGTATGGTCTTCCCTATTTCACGATGGGTGACGGTGTCTGCTTCCAGTATCGGCTGAACAAAGGTGGCTGGTCAGATTTCACCACCGTGCGCACTAAAGAATACAGCAATTTGTCCGAAGGCGAATACGTCTTCGAGGTGAAAGCCGTTTTTCCGGACGGAACTACTTCGTCGGACGAGATTGTTTTCCGTATTCTTCCTCCGTGGTATCGTAGCGCTCCGGCTTACATTTGTTATATCGTTCTGGCATTATTGGCGCTTTGGTATCTTTACCGCTGGGACGATATGCGTGTCAGCCGCAAGAAGCAGCAGGCAGTGGTGGAAAAAGACAAGGAACTGCATAATATGGAGAAAGAATACGAAGAGGAGAAAGCCCGTCAGGAAAAGCAGATCATCCAATTGGAAAAGGAAAAGCTTGAGTATGACTTGCAGCACAAGAGCCAGGAAATGACAAACCTGATGATAAACTTTGTCCGCAAGAATGAAATGCTGACCGAAATAAAATCGGAGATACTCAGGGTTTCCGCCACGTTGAAGGGAGAGGGGGCTCGTGAAGGGAAACAACAGTTGATACTTATCAACAGTAAAATAGATAGTAATATCCAAAGTGATGAGGTGCTGAAGCGTATAGAAGACCAGTTTGACCTTATTCATAATAATTTTATGAAACGTCTTCAAGCCAAGCATCCCGACCTTTCCAATAATGAGCGCATGATGTGCGCTTATCTCAAAATGAACCTTTCTACCAAGGAAATCTCACCTTTGCTGAACATTTCTATCCGTGGTGTGGAAACTATTCGTTACCGTCTCCGCAAGAAATTCGGGCTGGAACGCGAGGACAACTTGACGGAGTATTTGAATAACAAGCTTTGAGTGATGCCGTAATCTTGTTCAACGATACATGATGTGATCCATTGATGCAAATGATTGATTATCAGAATTTTTCTACTGTATTAGGAATAAAGAAGTACTATACTGCAAATAAAGTATCACAATACAAAATATAAGGCACATATCAGATTATAATTAAGGTATTCAAAGTTCTGAAATATTAAGTGTTGAGTATGCGTTAAATAGTGCTTTTCTAAACATGGATAAAAGAAAAACCTGCTTTTGTGCTTTATAACATACTATTGACGTATTTCCTAAAAGTATTATATATATATTGATTTTCTGATGTTTATGTTGTGATGGCGTATTGTTGACGTATTCATTTTCTTTATTTGACGTATTAATGAATACTATCTTTTATATATTTGAATGCTTCTTATTGTATGTTTGCACCGTTCAATTGTGAACGAGAATGAGAATAGTTAATCTTAATTTAGTAAAACTTATGAAAAAGTTATTATCGGTTTTATTTTTATTAAGCTTTACCTTGGCTTCTGTGTATGCCCAAAATATACAGGTAAAAGGTACAGTGGTAAGCGGATCGGATAACGAACCTTTACCCGGTGTTAATGTGGTGGAAAAAGGCAATGCCACCAATGGTGCAATTACCGACCTGGATGGTAATTTCACAGTGTCGGTTCCTGCGAACGCAACACTTTCTATTACTTATATTGGTTTTAAGCCGCAAGACATTGCTTTGAATGGAAGAAAAACACTCAAGATTGTTCTTCAAGAAGATTCTGAAGCACTGGATGAAGTAGTGGTAGTAGGTTATGGTGTTCAGAAAAAGAGTGTAGTAACAGCGTCTATTGCCAAAGTAGGTGCTGATGAGTTGGCTATTTCTGCTCCGGTACGTGTAGATAATGCTTTGAAAGGTTTGGCTGCCGGTGTACAAGTGACGGCTGCTTCCGGTCAACCGGGTGAAGCATCTCGAATTCGTATTCGTGGCGTTGGTACAGTGAATAACTCTGACCCTCTTTACATTGTAGATGGTATGCCTATTGATGGTGGCATTGATTATTTGAATCCTAATGATATTCAGTCTATTGAGGTGTTGAAAGATGCTGCATCTGGCGCTGTTTATGGTGCGCGTGCTGCCAATGGTGTTGTACTGGTAACTACAAAGGGAGGTAAAATTGGTAAAACAAAAGTTACTTATGACTTTTCTATGGGATTTCAAAGCCCATGGAAACATCGTGAAGTGCTTGACGCCACTCAGTATGCTATCATGCGCAATGAAGCTTCTATGAATGATGGTACTGGCATGGTATATGCTGATCCTTATTCTTATGGTAAGGGAACTGACTGGCAAAAGGAAGTTTTTAATGATAATGCCCCTGTTGTACAGCATCAAGTGAGTGCCAGTGGTGCTACTGATAAGTTGAATTACTACCTTTCTTTAGGATATTATGAACAAGAAGGTATTGTAGGAGGTAATTATGATCGTTCAAATTATCGTCGTATGACAATGCGTTCTAATACTAATTATACGATGTTTGATGTTTCTAAAGAACGTTCTTGGTTGAATAAGTTGACAGTTGGTGTGAACTTGGCTTATTCTCGCATTAAGAGTAAATCTATTGGAACTAATTCTGAAACAGGTTCTGTTTTAGGTAGTGCATTGTCGATTTCTCCTATTCTTAGCCCTTATATGTCTGAAGGGACAACTTTGAAAGATATGATTGCAGCAAATCCGTCTATGGTTTTGTCTGACGGTACGGTGCTTTCTCCATTGCAAGCTTCTGACGGGAGATATTATACCATTCCTGGTGATAAATACAATGAAATCACCAATCCGTTGGCCAATCTGTCTTTGCCCGGTGCTTTGAATAATTCTGATAAATTTGTCGCTAATTTCTTTGCAGAATTGACACTGTGGGATTCCATTAAGTTTAAAAGTTCTTATGGGCAAGATCTTGCTTTTTGGGGAACTGATGGTTGGACCCCTGTTTATTATCTGTCTAAGCAAAATAAGGCGGAATATTCTTCAGTTTCTTCTGAAATGCATCGTGGCTCTGTGTGGCAGTTGGAGAATACGCTGTCATGGGATAAAACATTCGGGCAACATAGTTTCCAAGTTTTATTAGGCCAATCTGCCAAAAAAAGTACAGGACGCTATTTGAAAGGAAACAATCGTTATATGATAGAGGAGAGAGGCGATAAGGCGAATATTGATTTTACTACCGGTACTCAAAAAGCCGGTGATATGTATGTTGCCGGTAGCTTAAATAGTCCTTCAACAATCGCTTCTTACTTTGGTCGTTTGAGCTATAATTTTGCAGAACGTTATATGTTACAGTTAACCGTACGTCGTGATGGTTCTTCAAATTTTGGATCTAATAATAAATGGGCAACTTTCCCTTCTGTCTCTTTAGGCTGGAACTTGACTAATGAATCATTCATGAAAAATCGCCCTGCGTGGTTAACTTCAACAAAGGTTCGTGGATCTTGGGGTAAGAATGGTAATGAATCTATTGGTGCTTTTGGCTATGTAGCATTGACTTCAAGTGGGAATAATCATTATTTTGGAAAGGGTGATGCAGGTCAAATAATTACTGGTACAAAACCGAGTGGGCTTTCAAATGCTGATTTAAAATGGGAGGAATCTGAACAGACTGATTTTGGTGTTGACTTTGGTTTCTTCAATAACGCATTGACTTTTACAGTAGATTATTTCTATAAGAAAACTAACGGTATGTTGAAGACGATGCCTATTCCTTCTTATGTTGGTGAATCCAAACCGACAGGTAACGTAGGTGATATGGAAAATCGTGGTTGGGAATTGGAAGCCAATTATAAGTTCCATGTCAGCGATTGGAATTTCCGCATAGGTGCAAATGCCAGTTATATAAAGAATAAGTTGATAAACTTGGGTAATGATTCAGGATTTGAAATGTCTGATTATCTTGTTGGTGGTTTGTCCAATGTTACTCGTGCGGAGAATGGTTATGTTTATCCGTTCTTTTATGGTCGTGTAACAGATGGTATTTTTCAAAACTGGGCTGAAATAAATGCTTATGCTAAAGATGGAAAATTGATTCAACCAAATGCTCAGCCTGGTGATATTCGTTTTAAAGATTTGAATGACGATGGTAAGATTGATGATGATAATGATAAGGCTATGATTGGAAAGGGTATGCCGGATTGGACCTATGGCATTAATTTTCAAGCAAGTTGGAAAAACTTTGATTTCAGCATGATGATTGCTGGTGCTATCGGTAATGATATTTTTGATGCAACCCGCCGTTGTGATATTGCTGAATTTAACCTTCCTAAATGGATATGGGAAAATCGTTGGACAGGTGAAGGTACTTCTAATAATATGCCGCGTATGACAATCACTGATCCTAATGCAAGCTGGAGTTCTGCATCCGATCTTTATATTAAGGATGGTAGCTATATGCGTTTGAAAAACATTCAGTTAGGCTATACTTTACCCCAATGGCTGACCCAAAAAGTATTCGTTGATCGTCTTCGTGTTTATGTTGCTGCAGAGAATCTGTTGACTTTCACTAAGTACGATGGCTTGGATCCGGAAATAGCAAACGGTACTTCTATGGGACTTGATAAGGGTATTTACCCCCAAGCACGTGTATTTACTTTTGGCTTGAATATTAGTTTCTAATTTAATATAACGAAGAATATGAAAAAATATATAACTTTAGGAGGATTGGCACTTGCAGCTATGCTGGGAACCACCTCTTGTGGAGATGATTTTTTGACGGTACAGTCTTCAAATCAATTGTTTGTGGATGAGTATTATAACTCCGAAGCACGTATTTTTGAGGCCTTAGTAGCTGCTTATGACCCTTTAAATTGGTTAGACTACGCATGGGCATATACGAATTTAAGTATGACTTCCGATATAATGTCTGATGATGTATATGTAGGGGGTAGTGGTCCTACTGATCAAGGGGGACTTCATAAACAGTCTATTTTTGAAGCTACTCCTACTCAGCAGGTAGCGAGTGGCTTATGGTCAGCTCTCTATTCGGGAATTAACCGTAGTAATATTGTGCAGCAATATATGGGAGGTGCGACAGATATAAGTGATGCAAATCGTAAATTGTACCTTGCAGAGGCAAAGACGTTGCGTACATTCTATTATGTTTGGTTATGGAAGTTTTGGGGAAATGTCCCTTATTACACAGAGAATTTGACTTATCCTTATTTGCATGAGCAGAATACCGCTGACCAAGTGTACGATGGTATTATCACTTCTTTGGAAGAAGTAATAACTGATAATATACTTCCAATGCGTCGTGAAGGTACAGAAATTGGTCGTGTAACACAAGCATTCGTCTATATGATGTATGCAGACTGTGTAATGTATCAGAAAGATGAGACTCGCTATACTAAAGCATTGGGCTATATGAAAGAAATTATCAGTTCTGGTAAATATAGTTTAACTCCTAATTATGCTGATATTTGGGAAGAATCAACTGGTGAATGGAACCAAGAATCTATCTTTGAGATTGAATATTTTAATAAAAATGGTGGTAGAGATTGGGGAAGTGCCATTGCTGATGGTGGTACTGTATATCCGAAACTGATAGGCATTAATAACTTGAATGGTAGTCCTGATTATGCTGGTGGTTGGGGATTTGAACCTGTTCGTCAAGAAGCTTATGATATGTTTGATGAATCTGATAAACGTAGGGATGCTTCGATTTTGAATTTTGCACATTATAAAATAGAAAATCCAGATGCTTCTTATGTAGGACGTTATCAAGATACTGGAAACTTCCTTCGCA
Above is a window of Bacteroides helcogenes P 36-108 DNA encoding:
- a CDS encoding helix-turn-helix and ligand-binding sensor domain-containing protein, which codes for MKNHIAHIYLFLLFLLPSVESSAGWNSFIVNFDKSLYGRGAQTWQIAPYNDKWVYFANKNGMLQFDGNVWSVLPLNNLSDVRSVLPSATQKRIYVGGINEFGYYEPETDGALGYHCMSDTLDGSFRYLGNVWGIHEGDNIVYFQGDSRVVKCINGKYSVIEMDGKIDCSNMVNGVLYIGTDRGVWLLVGSTFFPLQGADILISKRIRGIAPYKKGVLVVTAYDGLYYCDGRTTVPLSTNAEIFMRENEVFCVATQGDKIALGTIHKGLVMIDLNTMELKYFNENNGLRNNTVLSVAFDPSGNLWAGLDSGIDYVYLTSPFTNLYSYPYSYGTGYTAAASDGYLYLGTNRGLYYTSYPVKMNGNLPDIRPVSNSSGQVWNLCRVGDELFCLHDRGIFLLQGTGMRRVTDLSGVWNCQQVMGRPNLMYVGAYSGIYLLGRKDGEWRVLCKIEGMSDSCQLFEQESARVIWVCNADHVTRLELNTALTRVDNSREYWAKDGLPADRDMHVVKIEGRVYFGTSRGVYKYNLPKDIIEPCPDMNNLLNGTSAYTRLTEYHGKLISLSAHEVCIANLGTYKRGSNTGIYPVQQSLMEMVPGFEAIIPLSDSLMVIPNEDGFALFSLQESPERRDRSHSLYIKNMYLSYPKDSLVYTANFLGQKPVPQIAYSLNSVRIEYGLPYFTMGDGVCFQYRLNKGGWSDFTTVRTKEYSNLSEGEYVFEVKAVFPDGTTSSDEIVFRILPPWYRSAPAYICYIVLALLALWYLYRWDDMRVSRKKQQAVVEKDKELHNMEKEYEEEKARQEKQIIQLEKEKLEYDLQHKSQEMTNLMINFVRKNEMLTEIKSEILRVSATLKGEGAREGKQQLILINSKIDSNIQSDEVLKRIEDQFDLIHNNFMKRLQAKHPDLSNNERMMCAYLKMNLSTKEISPLLNISIRGVETIRYRLRKKFGLEREDNLTEYLNNKL
- a CDS encoding SusC/RagA family TonB-linked outer membrane protein codes for the protein MKKLLSVLFLLSFTLASVYAQNIQVKGTVVSGSDNEPLPGVNVVEKGNATNGAITDLDGNFTVSVPANATLSITYIGFKPQDIALNGRKTLKIVLQEDSEALDEVVVVGYGVQKKSVVTASIAKVGADELAISAPVRVDNALKGLAAGVQVTAASGQPGEASRIRIRGVGTVNNSDPLYIVDGMPIDGGIDYLNPNDIQSIEVLKDAASGAVYGARAANGVVLVTTKGGKIGKTKVTYDFSMGFQSPWKHREVLDATQYAIMRNEASMNDGTGMVYADPYSYGKGTDWQKEVFNDNAPVVQHQVSASGATDKLNYYLSLGYYEQEGIVGGNYDRSNYRRMTMRSNTNYTMFDVSKERSWLNKLTVGVNLAYSRIKSKSIGTNSETGSVLGSALSISPILSPYMSEGTTLKDMIAANPSMVLSDGTVLSPLQASDGRYYTIPGDKYNEITNPLANLSLPGALNNSDKFVANFFAELTLWDSIKFKSSYGQDLAFWGTDGWTPVYYLSKQNKAEYSSVSSEMHRGSVWQLENTLSWDKTFGQHSFQVLLGQSAKKSTGRYLKGNNRYMIEERGDKANIDFTTGTQKAGDMYVAGSLNSPSTIASYFGRLSYNFAERYMLQLTVRRDGSSNFGSNNKWATFPSVSLGWNLTNESFMKNRPAWLTSTKVRGSWGKNGNESIGAFGYVALTSSGNNHYFGKGDAGQIITGTKPSGLSNADLKWEESEQTDFGVDFGFFNNALTFTVDYFYKKTNGMLKTMPIPSYVGESKPTGNVGDMENRGWELEANYKFHVSDWNFRIGANASYIKNKLINLGNDSGFEMSDYLVGGLSNVTRAENGYVYPFFYGRVTDGIFQNWAEINAYAKDGKLIQPNAQPGDIRFKDLNDDGKIDDDNDKAMIGKGMPDWTYGINFQASWKNFDFSMMIAGAIGNDIFDATRRCDIAEFNLPKWIWENRWTGEGTSNNMPRMTITDPNASWSSASDLYIKDGSYMRLKNIQLGYTLPQWLTQKVFVDRLRVYVAAENLLTFTKYDGLDPEIANGTSMGLDKGIYPQARVFTFGLNISF
- a CDS encoding RagB/SusD family nutrient uptake outer membrane protein, coding for MKKYITLGGLALAAMLGTTSCGDDFLTVQSSNQLFVDEYYNSEARIFEALVAAYDPLNWLDYAWAYTNLSMTSDIMSDDVYVGGSGPTDQGGLHKQSIFEATPTQQVASGLWSALYSGINRSNIVQQYMGGATDISDANRKLYLAEAKTLRTFYYVWLWKFWGNVPYYTENLTYPYLHEQNTADQVYDGIITSLEEVITDNILPMRREGTEIGRVTQAFVYMMYADCVMYQKDETRYTKALGYMKEIISSGKYSLTPNYADIWEESTGEWNQESIFEIEYFNKNGGRDWGSAIADGGTVYPKLIGINNLNGSPDYAGGWGFEPVRQEAYDMFDESDKRRDASILNFAHYKIENPDASYVGRYQDTGNFLRKYLPRVGGNEGASGAADMNYNNNCRLYRYAETLLNAAELSLLTSGDAQGYLDQVRTRAGVPSISATIDNILQERHLEFVGEGKRYWDLVRSGKAATVLAPGSTPYRQKGWNETKKWLPIPQGEIDSAGGTLVQNPYAD